In a single window of the Bradyrhizobium erythrophlei genome:
- the glgX gene encoding glycogen debranching protein GlgX, translating to MMRTVSTRDVTSGTSAPLGATVLPGGVNFSVFSKHAVLLELLLFDDENATQPTRIIPLAADKCRTYHYWHVFVPDLRPGQVYAYRAHGPFDPDRGLWFDPERVLLDPYGLAVAVPKAYDRWAAARPGDNLAVAMKSVVADPNRYDWQGDLPLARPFVETVIYELHVGGFTRHPSSGVATEKRGTYAGVIEKIPYLKDLGVTAVELLPVFQFDAQDCPPGKTNYWGYAPVSFFAPHRAYSSQESSLAVLDEFRDMVKALHRAGLEVVLDVVFNHTTEGGRTGPTLCYRGLANDVYYILEKDKSRYADYTGCGNTLNANQSIVRRLIQDSLRYWVSQMHVDGFRFDLASILSRDEEGRLLPNPPVLWDIESDPLLAGTKLIAEAWDAAGLYQVGSFIGDRWQEWNGRFRDDVRRFLKGDNGSVSGVAARILGSPDIYGHEEREVEQSINFVTCHDGFTLNDLVSYDRKHNEANGENDRDGSEGNLSWNCGVEGPTEDPMVEALRNRQVKNFFALELLSAGAPMLLMGDEVRRTQRGNNNAYCQDSDISWFDWSLLERHGDIHRFVKALNRFRHRPDVVAEMTAPSLNQLLRRAPIEWHGVALKHPDWSDHSHSLAFTLRSLRYRLLLHGMLNAYWEPLTFELPPVSAEQGWRRWIDTTIEAPDDICPWESAPVVSQPTYDVQPRSVVILVLALEGPRSLGSFPLMEQFPPSTESQSIVA from the coding sequence ATGATGCGGACGGTGAGTACCCGCGATGTCACATCGGGTACGAGCGCTCCCCTCGGCGCGACGGTCCTGCCGGGTGGCGTCAATTTCAGCGTGTTCTCTAAGCATGCGGTCCTGCTCGAGCTGTTGCTGTTCGATGACGAGAATGCCACGCAGCCCACAAGGATCATTCCTCTCGCTGCGGATAAATGTCGCACGTATCACTACTGGCATGTGTTCGTGCCGGACCTTCGGCCGGGCCAGGTGTATGCTTACCGGGCCCATGGGCCCTTCGATCCGGACCGCGGACTTTGGTTTGACCCCGAGAGGGTGCTGCTCGATCCTTACGGGCTTGCCGTAGCCGTGCCCAAGGCATACGACCGCTGGGCTGCGGCGCGTCCCGGCGATAATCTTGCCGTGGCGATGAAAAGCGTCGTAGCCGATCCCAATCGGTACGATTGGCAAGGTGATCTGCCGCTCGCGCGACCCTTTGTCGAGACCGTGATTTACGAGCTGCATGTGGGCGGATTTACTCGTCATCCCAGCTCAGGCGTCGCGACCGAGAAGCGCGGCACATACGCTGGAGTGATCGAAAAGATCCCATACCTCAAAGATCTGGGCGTCACCGCAGTGGAGCTGCTGCCGGTGTTCCAGTTCGACGCGCAGGACTGCCCGCCGGGGAAGACGAACTACTGGGGCTATGCGCCGGTCTCGTTCTTCGCGCCGCATCGGGCGTACAGCTCACAGGAGAGCTCGCTCGCAGTCCTTGACGAATTTAGGGACATGGTCAAGGCGCTCCACCGCGCGGGCCTCGAAGTCGTCCTGGATGTTGTGTTCAATCACACAACGGAAGGCGGCCGGACAGGACCGACGTTGTGCTATCGCGGTCTGGCGAACGACGTCTATTACATCCTCGAGAAGGACAAATCCCGATACGCCGACTACACCGGCTGTGGCAACACGCTGAATGCCAACCAGTCGATCGTGCGCCGGCTGATCCAGGACAGCTTGCGTTACTGGGTATCCCAGATGCATGTGGACGGATTCCGATTCGATCTGGCCTCGATCCTGTCGCGCGACGAGGAGGGTCGTTTGCTGCCGAACCCGCCCGTTCTCTGGGACATCGAGTCGGATCCGTTGCTGGCCGGTACCAAGCTGATTGCTGAGGCGTGGGATGCCGCCGGACTCTATCAGGTCGGAAGCTTCATCGGAGACCGGTGGCAGGAGTGGAACGGCCGGTTCCGCGACGATGTGCGACGTTTCCTGAAAGGCGACAACGGCTCGGTATCGGGCGTGGCCGCACGGATCCTGGGCAGCCCCGACATTTACGGTCACGAGGAGCGCGAGGTCGAGCAAAGCATCAATTTCGTGACCTGCCATGATGGGTTCACCCTCAACGATCTCGTCTCGTACGACCGAAAGCACAACGAAGCCAATGGCGAGAACGACCGCGACGGCTCCGAGGGCAATCTGAGCTGGAACTGCGGCGTGGAGGGGCCCACCGAGGATCCAATGGTCGAGGCGCTGCGCAACCGGCAGGTCAAGAACTTCTTCGCACTGGAGCTGTTATCGGCCGGCGCGCCGATGCTGCTCATGGGCGACGAGGTGCGCCGAACCCAGAGGGGCAACAATAACGCCTACTGCCAAGACTCTGATATCAGCTGGTTCGACTGGAGCCTCCTAGAGCGGCATGGCGATATCCACCGATTCGTGAAAGCGCTCAACAGATTTCGCCATCGCCCTGACGTGGTGGCGGAAATGACGGCGCCCAGCCTCAATCAGCTGCTTCGCCGGGCGCCCATCGAGTGGCACGGAGTGGCGCTCAAACACCCGGACTGGAGCGACCACTCGCACTCCCTCGCCTTTACACTGCGAAGCTTGCGCTACCGCCTTCTGCTTCACGGAATGCTCAATGCCTATTGGGAACCGCTGACGTTCGAGTTGCCGCCGGTGTCCGCCGAGCAGGGGTGGCGACGCTGGATCGATACGACGATCGAGGCACCCGATGACATCTGCCCTTGGGAGAGTGCACCTGTCGTAAGTCAGCCGACATATGACGTGCAGCCGCGGTCCGTGGTCATTCTCGTACTGGCTCTGGAGGGGCCGAGATCATTGGGATCATTCCCGCTTATGGAACAATTCCCGCCCTCAACCGAAAGCCAATCGATCGTCGCGTGA
- a CDS encoding glycoside hydrolase family 65 protein → MEKLLEPTSDPTWVLVAEGYDPLREGIYEARFATSNGFLGVRGGRAVSRGSRWIEPHRTYIAGLFDIPGSEHPIPVLVSAPGWLESRIISTGGPLVHHPAEVASHRTTLDMRRGALFTGCRLIDHPNIAVHVRTMGLVSLNERALGLHVINLEVEYGQVEVTLEASFEGLGLGLLSERLEQDLGVWRTRNSNKRLAMAAALCLQIDGSELAPTMSGPFVWSWHWKTRTGQNVCLSRLVAVARGDSQDEAPDRVAWEKLEGARQLGWRKLVQEHEAAWSERWQRSDFEVQGDSAAELALRFAAYHLNSAVNPADEHVSIGARGLTGDDYHGHVFWDTEIYLLPFYTLTWPEAARGLLMYRFRTIDGARAKAAGMGWRGAMYAWESADTGTEATPERVVCPDGRIVEVLCGRQEQHVTADVAYAVWQYWQATRDEEFLLRAGAEILLETARFWSSRAQPEPDGYCHIRGVIGPDEYHEHIDDNAFTNVMARWNIRRAIDVVGLLRERWPERWASLSSRLALGDTELVQWQTVAETMATGLNPQTGLFEQFAGFFDLEEIDLTAYEGRSVPMDVVLGRERTQKTKVIKQADVVALLGLLPEEFAGDHADANFRYYEPRCGHGSSLSGAMHGLAAARLGYSDLALRYFQQAAAIDLADTHTTIAGGLHMASLGGTWLTAVLGFAGLSLQSDEIAINPKLPAKWRSLGFAIEWRGRRLKFRIDADHDLLQATLESGDSITLLVNGRQHEVRCDQATVCPL, encoded by the coding sequence ATGGAAAAGTTACTCGAACCGACATCAGATCCCACCTGGGTGCTTGTCGCAGAGGGTTACGACCCACTTCGTGAAGGCATCTATGAGGCACGTTTTGCAACCAGCAACGGCTTTCTCGGGGTGCGAGGGGGACGCGCGGTCAGTCGCGGATCGCGCTGGATCGAACCGCATCGCACGTACATTGCCGGTCTGTTCGATATACCTGGCTCCGAGCATCCCATACCGGTGCTTGTTTCCGCTCCCGGCTGGCTGGAATCCCGCATCATTTCCACTGGCGGCCCACTCGTACACCATCCTGCCGAGGTAGCCTCGCATCGCACGACTCTCGATATGCGGCGAGGCGCATTGTTCACAGGATGCCGCTTGATTGACCACCCGAACATCGCCGTCCACGTTCGGACGATGGGGCTCGTGTCACTGAATGAGCGTGCGCTCGGGCTGCACGTGATCAATTTGGAGGTCGAGTACGGCCAGGTCGAGGTCACCCTGGAAGCATCATTTGAGGGACTGGGCCTCGGGCTTTTGTCTGAGCGGCTTGAGCAGGATCTCGGCGTTTGGCGGACCAGGAATTCAAATAAACGCCTCGCGATGGCTGCCGCACTCTGCCTGCAGATTGACGGCTCCGAGCTCGCACCGACTATGTCGGGTCCGTTCGTATGGTCTTGGCATTGGAAAACTCGTACGGGCCAGAACGTATGCCTGTCGCGGCTGGTGGCCGTGGCGCGAGGCGACAGCCAAGATGAGGCTCCTGACCGAGTTGCATGGGAGAAGCTCGAGGGTGCCCGGCAACTTGGCTGGCGCAAGCTTGTCCAAGAACACGAGGCCGCCTGGTCAGAGCGATGGCAGCGCAGCGATTTCGAGGTCCAGGGAGATTCGGCTGCAGAACTGGCGTTGCGTTTCGCTGCCTATCATCTGAATAGCGCCGTTAACCCCGCGGACGAGCACGTCTCCATCGGAGCGCGTGGGCTGACGGGAGATGATTATCATGGGCATGTTTTCTGGGATACCGAGATCTATCTGCTGCCGTTCTACACATTGACTTGGCCAGAGGCGGCCCGCGGGCTGCTGATGTACCGATTTCGGACCATTGACGGGGCACGGGCAAAGGCGGCCGGCATGGGTTGGCGCGGGGCCATGTACGCTTGGGAATCGGCCGACACCGGTACGGAGGCAACGCCGGAGCGAGTTGTCTGTCCCGATGGTCGCATTGTCGAAGTCCTCTGCGGCAGGCAGGAACAGCACGTTACGGCGGACGTTGCGTACGCAGTCTGGCAGTACTGGCAGGCGACCAGAGACGAAGAGTTCCTCCTGAGGGCTGGTGCCGAGATCCTCCTTGAGACGGCCCGGTTCTGGTCGAGCCGCGCCCAGCCGGAGCCGGACGGTTACTGCCATATCCGCGGCGTTATAGGACCAGATGAATACCACGAGCATATAGACGACAATGCCTTCACGAATGTCATGGCACGCTGGAACATTCGGCGGGCGATAGATGTGGTTGGCCTGTTACGCGAACGCTGGCCTGAGCGCTGGGCAAGCCTCTCATCCCGGCTCGCCTTGGGTGATACGGAACTTGTTCAATGGCAGACCGTGGCAGAGACAATGGCGACCGGCTTGAATCCGCAAACGGGACTGTTTGAGCAGTTCGCGGGATTTTTCGACCTTGAGGAGATCGATCTGACGGCTTACGAGGGCCGCTCTGTGCCGATGGATGTCGTGCTCGGACGCGAGCGGACCCAAAAGACCAAGGTGATCAAGCAGGCGGATGTTGTGGCGTTACTCGGCTTGCTACCGGAAGAATTCGCTGGCGACCACGCAGACGCGAACTTTCGCTATTATGAGCCGCGCTGCGGCCATGGTAGTTCCCTGAGCGGCGCCATGCATGGCTTGGCCGCAGCCCGGCTGGGCTACTCTGACCTCGCATTGCGATATTTCCAGCAGGCTGCGGCGATAGATCTCGCGGATACGCACACGACTATCGCGGGGGGGTTGCACATGGCCTCTCTCGGCGGAACCTGGCTCACGGCGGTCTTGGGGTTCGCAGGGCTATCATTGCAAAGCGACGAAATCGCCATCAATCCGAAGCTGCCCGCGAAGTGGCGAAGCCTGGGCTTCGCGATTGAGTGGCGTGGTCGGCGCCTGAAATTCAGGATCGATGCTGACCACGATCTTCTGCAGGCAACACTGGAATCCGGGGACTCGATAACGCTCTTGGTGAATGGCCGTCAGCACGAGGTTCGCTGCGACCAGGCAACTGTTTGCCCTCTTTAG
- a CDS encoding phasin family protein, with amino-acid sequence MDSFVRAPEWLKSFNGFPNNPYVTASKGALGFTASCLQDQADHLRKLAECADFAEAMKCQLDFAQESWSRSVGEASKLFDHLRTQPS; translated from the coding sequence ATCGACAGTTTCGTTCGAGCTCCTGAGTGGCTGAAATCATTTAATGGTTTCCCGAACAACCCGTACGTCACGGCATCAAAAGGGGCGCTGGGATTCACTGCTTCCTGTCTTCAGGACCAGGCGGATCACCTGAGGAAGCTTGCTGAGTGTGCAGACTTTGCCGAAGCAATGAAGTGCCAACTGGACTTCGCGCAGGAATCCTGGTCGCGATCTGTTGGCGAAGCGTCGAAACTGTTCGATCACCTGCGCACGCAACCTTCATAG
- a CDS encoding WYL domain-containing protein — translation MPLFDAAEKNLAPWLRGDGQSYRGLNFVETTLPEPLINPSLLGPLLMAPETRTPVRINCQSMTTAQPSVRIISPHTIVRASRRFHVRAWDSLRKTFSDFSLARITASETALDEAGIPVDADNEWNEFVQIVLVPNPSLSPAQIKMVQQEYSMERGKLAIRTRRALAIYAMVEIGIIDVVRPPSANTSGKLLLPENANTLRKLVFGREL, via the coding sequence GTGCCACTCTTTGATGCAGCGGAGAAAAATCTTGCACCATGGCTTAGGGGAGATGGTCAAAGTTACCGGGGGTTGAATTTCGTCGAAACGACGCTGCCCGAACCGCTTATCAATCCTTCGTTGCTTGGTCCGCTTCTGATGGCGCCTGAAACGCGAACGCCAGTCCGGATCAACTGTCAATCTATGACTACAGCTCAACCATCGGTTAGAATCATATCGCCACATACGATAGTAAGGGCATCAAGAAGGTTCCATGTCAGGGCGTGGGACAGCCTTCGCAAAACGTTTTCCGATTTTTCCTTAGCAAGGATCACGGCGAGCGAAACTGCGTTGGACGAAGCAGGGATCCCCGTAGATGCGGACAACGAATGGAACGAGTTTGTGCAAATAGTGCTTGTGCCAAATCCATCTCTTTCGCCGGCCCAGATCAAAATGGTTCAGCAAGAGTATTCGATGGAGCGCGGGAAGTTAGCCATTCGCACCCGACGAGCGTTGGCGATCTACGCGATGGTAGAGATCGGCATCATTGACGTAGTCCGACCGCCCTCAGCTAACACGAGCGGAAAACTTCTTTTGCCCGAAAACGCAAACACCCTTCGGAAGTTGGTGTTCGGGCGAGAACTTTGA
- a CDS encoding DUF3489 domain-containing protein: MTKPKSKPKAATRSTARKTSKPKSRARSAHASSKPATGPHTKHARIIAMLRTSAGATIASLVAETEWQQHSVRGFLAGVVRKKLGLNLISEQTDKGRVYRITNGKAPSVAADRTKPAA, encoded by the coding sequence ATGACCAAGCCCAAATCCAAGCCGAAGGCTGCGACCCGCTCAACAGCTCGAAAGACCAGCAAACCTAAATCTCGCGCGCGATCGGCGCACGCATCGTCCAAGCCGGCAACGGGGCCCCATACCAAACACGCCCGCATCATTGCGATGCTGCGAACATCGGCTGGCGCGACGATTGCGTCTCTCGTCGCCGAAACTGAATGGCAGCAGCATTCGGTGCGCGGCTTTCTTGCCGGTGTGGTTCGCAAGAAGCTCGGACTCAACCTTATTTCAGAGCAAACGGACAAGGGTCGGGTCTATCGCATCACGAATGGCAAAGCTCCGTCTGTCGCTGCGGACCGGACTAAACCGGCAGCCTGA
- a CDS encoding DUF2924 domain-containing protein — protein sequence MQKKYRNGRAPTKTSVEDEIAHLRGLDLGGLRARWQGVFRRPAPAHLTRHLLFAVIAYRLQADRLGDLDHATLQVLDRTVAKLEGPAMSARLASFDQKRTELTPGTVLVREWDRQSQRVMVIADGFAWNGQTYDSLSKVAFAITGTRWNGPRFFGLRDKDDRSTTGARP from the coding sequence ATGCAGAAGAAATATCGCAATGGTCGTGCCCCGACCAAAACGTCTGTTGAGGACGAGATCGCGCATCTGCGCGGTCTCGATCTCGGGGGACTGCGCGCGCGCTGGCAGGGCGTCTTCCGGAGACCGGCCCCTGCTCATCTGACGCGGCATCTGTTGTTTGCAGTCATCGCCTATCGGCTCCAGGCTGATCGCCTCGGCGATCTCGATCACGCAACCCTACAGGTGCTGGATCGAACGGTTGCGAAGTTAGAAGGACCAGCAATGTCCGCCCGTCTGGCCAGCTTTGACCAGAAGCGGACCGAGCTTACTCCCGGCACGGTCTTGGTCCGGGAGTGGGATCGACAGTCGCAGCGGGTGATGGTGATAGCTGACGGCTTTGCCTGGAACGGCCAGACCTATGACAGCCTCTCCAAAGTCGCCTTTGCGATCACAGGCACTAGGTGGAACGGTCCGCGCTTCTTTGGCCTCCGGGATAAGGACGATAGATCGACAACGGGGGCTCGGCCATGA
- a CDS encoding recombinase family protein: MRAASVKPVRCAIYTRVSTEHGLDQEFNSLDAQYEAASAYIKSQAHAGWTLVRSRYDDGGYSGGSTDRPDLQKLLDDIRTRRIDVIVVYGAYPRQDRSIKAERALGRRHPALWL, translated from the coding sequence ATGAGGGCTGCTTCGGTCAAGCCGGTCCGCTGCGCGATCTATACGAGGGTTTCTACCGAGCACGGGCTCGACCAGGAGTTCAACTCGCTGGACGCGCAATACGAGGCCGCCTCCGCCTACATCAAAAGCCAGGCCCACGCCGGCTGGACTCTGGTCCGCTCCCGTTATGACGACGGGGGATACTCCGGCGGGTCCACCGACCGCCCCGACCTTCAGAAGCTGCTGGACGATATCCGCACCCGGAGGATTGACGTCATCGTCGTCTACGGAGCGTATCCGCGACAAGATCGCAGCATCAAAGCGGAAAGGGCTTTGGGTCGGAGGCACCCTGCCCTTTGGCTATGA
- a CDS encoding recombinase family protein, with amino-acid sequence MKDGKIAIVEEEAELVRSIFRRYLELGSVNELLRDLKERNIRTRTKQLSTGATRDPVRPWRAVLRAEQSLLYRRGQIQE; translated from the coding sequence ATGAAGGACGGCAAGATTGCCATCGTCGAAGAAGAAGCTGAACTGGTCAGATCAATCTTCCGGCGATACCTGGAACTTGGCAGCGTCAACGAACTGTTACGGGACCTCAAAGAACGCAACATCCGAACCAGAACCAAGCAGCTTTCCACGGGTGCGACGCGTGATCCCGTTCGGCCGTGGCGCGCTGTACTACGTGCTGAGCAATCACTTCTATATCGGCGAGGTCAAATACAAGAATGA
- a CDS encoding KUP/HAK/KT family potassium transporter: MTTTSSSEQQQALERLSIDQSKIFAFMSRSSAHAVDRFRVPSNALVEIGRRIEL; encoded by the coding sequence ATGACGACCACGTCTTCATCGGAGCAACAGCAGGCGCTCGAGCGCCTGTCCATCGATCAGAGCAAGATATTTGCCTTTATGTCCCGAAGCTCCGCCCATGCAGTCGATCGGTTCAGAGTACCTTCGAATGCGCTCGTGGAAATTGGGCGAAGGATTGAACTCTAA
- a CDS encoding ArsR family transcriptional regulator: MTAGEIVERFAEMMSQPAVSKHLSVLENVGLVCGKSDDKTFSMD; this comes from the coding sequence ATGACCGCAGGCGAGATCGTTGAGCGTTTCGCAGAGATGATGTCGCAGCCGGCGGTTTCGAAGCATTTATCTGTCCTTGAGAACGTGGGCCTGGTGTGCGGGAAAAGCGATGACAAAACGTTCAGTATGGACTGA
- a CDS encoding TetR/AcrR family transcriptional regulator yields MTEIAARDGSGSNASAGEGRSRRSDVSRQQILDVAAKLFRARGYTETSLRDIAKLVGMKAGSLYYHFASKEELAAEVLRIGVRKVHAAVVTAVDAQGADANARSKLAAAMAAHLETLLDESDYTSAHIRCFPNVPETLRVHLGNDRRAYEKVWRTLLDEAAKSDSLPSGMDPGAARLAILGALNWSLEWYDPAQGLPSELTRTLLAAFLR; encoded by the coding sequence ATGACCGAGATCGCCGCGCGAGACGGGTCGGGCAGCAATGCGAGCGCGGGCGAGGGGCGTTCGCGACGTTCGGATGTGTCGCGACAACAAATTCTGGATGTTGCCGCGAAGTTGTTCCGCGCGAGGGGTTATACCGAGACGTCGCTGCGCGACATCGCCAAGCTCGTCGGAATGAAGGCAGGGAGTCTCTATTATCACTTTGCGTCGAAAGAAGAGCTTGCCGCCGAGGTGCTCCGTATCGGGGTGAGGAAAGTTCACGCCGCAGTCGTGACGGCGGTGGATGCGCAGGGAGCCGACGCGAACGCGCGATCGAAGCTGGCGGCGGCCATGGCCGCGCATCTCGAGACGTTGCTCGATGAAAGCGATTACACGTCAGCCCATATTCGCTGCTTCCCCAACGTGCCCGAAACCCTGCGCGTCCATCTCGGCAACGATCGTCGAGCATATGAAAAAGTGTGGCGCACCCTGCTGGACGAGGCCGCCAAAAGCGACTCGCTTCCATCCGGCATGGACCCGGGTGCAGCGCGCCTCGCAATTCTAGGGGCGCTTAACTGGTCGCTCGAATGGTACGATCCGGCGCAGGGTCTGCCATCCGAACTCACCAGGACATTGCTTGCGGCGTTTTTACGCTGA